The sequence GCGAGGTCGGTGCTGGTGGTGCCGTCCGGCAGGTGGACCAGGACGGCCTGCGCCTGGTCGGTGTTGTAGCCGCTGACGCCGAGCGCGTGGCTGGACCGGGTGGCGGCCTGCGCCTCGTCGTAGTTGAGCCAGCCGAACTGCAGCTTGCTCCAGGCGTCGAGGTCGCCGGGGTAGGCGCCGGTGGTGTTCTTGCCCTTGCCCAGGTAGGAGGCGGAGGACATCAGCGACCAGAAGTTGACGCTGTTGTCGCCGCCGCTGGTGCTGTACAGGTCGGGCAGGCCGAGGTTGTGGCCGAACTCGTGGGAGAACAGGCCGACTCCGCTGTTCTCGCCCGCCTGGACGTAGTCGTAGACGTACAGGCCGGTGTCGCCGACCGGCGCGCCGCCGATCTTGTTGCCGGCCGGGCCGGTCTGGCCGGTCGGGTCCGGGAAGGTCCAGCTGCGGTGCGCCCACAGCGCGTCGGCGCCCTGCGCGCCGCCGCCCCAGGTCTCGTCGACGCCCGCGTGCACGACGATGACGTTGTCCAGGTAGCCGTCGGGCTGGTCGAACTCGCCGTCCTTGTCGTGGTCGTAGCGGTCGTAGACGTCGTACTGGGCCAGCTCGGCCTTGACGGCCGCGGCGGTGCGGCCCTTGGCGATCTCGCCGTCGTACCAGGCCTTGACGGCGTCCCGGATGAACTCCTGGCCCTGGGTCCAGGCGCCGGAGCCCTGCGGGCCCTTGTTGGAGCCGTAGCGGGCCTCGTTCCACGGCACGGTGACCCAGTCGCTGACGGTGCCCTCGATGTCGTACCGGCCGGAGGACTGGGTGCGGTAGAAGTTGCGCATCGAGACCGCGCCGGGCGAGTCGTCGAAGAACATCTTCTGGTAGTACTTCCGGTCGAAGTCCTGGTTCCAGAGCGTGTGGTTGTCGCTCTTGCCGGGCTTCGGGATGGTGTTGTGCGCGGGCCCGGGGGTGCCCCCGTAGCGCGGCTGGCCGTTGTACAGGGTGGTGTTGTCCACCTGGTCGCCGAACTGGGCGAGGATCACGAAGACCTTGTCCTTGCGCTGCTGCGCGAGCTGGACGTAGTCGTTGCCGACCCGCACCTTGGCGGGTGCCCGGCGGTCCGTGGTCTTGGCCACGGCGCCCTTGTTGAGCTGTTCAAGTGCCTTGGTGCGCAGCGACTGGCGCTCGCGCTCCTGGGGCGCGAGCGGTGCGGGCGGGGCCTCGAGACCGCCGGCCTCGGCACTGTCGCCGGACTCGGCGGAGATGGTGGGTGCGGGCGTGGGGGGAGCGGCCTGGGCGGGGGTGCCGAGGAGGGTGACCGCTATCGCGCTCGTGGTGAGCGCGGCCGCGAACGCCGCGGACAGTCTGCGCAACTGACCTGTCCTTTCCGGACGGTGGGTGGTCGGGCGAGCGCAGGTAATATTTCACATGTCATGGGTCACACGGAAGAGATCGGACGGCGGGAGGTGTGAGCGGCCTCCGGCGGGGGAACGCGGCCGGGCCGCCCGCGTGGTGCGACGGGCGGCCCGGGGCGGGTGCGGTGCGGGTCCGGCGGCGCGGGAGGCGCGGCGCCGGGGCGCGACTACACGAAGTTGAAGTTCTGGAAGTTCAGGCCGTTGCAGGTGAACGCGCGCAGGCCGTAGGCGCCGCTGTCGTCCATGCAGCGGCCGGTGTTGACGTTCTGGTACGCCGCGCCGCCGTTCAGGTAGATCAGGCGCCACTGCTGGTAGTTCAGGCCGTTGCAGGGGAAGGCGCGCAGGCCGGCCGCGCCGCTGTCGTCGATACAGCGCCCGGTGTTCTGGTTCTGCACGACCCAGGAGCCGTCGTTCTGCTTGTAGTAGTTGAACCGCTGGTAGTTCAGGCCGTTGCAGGGGAAGGCGCGCAGGCCGGCCGCGCCGCTGTCGTCCACGCAGCGGCCGGTGTTCTGGTTCTGCAGGGCGTAGGCGTAGACGACGCCGGTGGTGCGGGCCTCGGCGGTGCCGGCGGCCGTGAGACCGAGGGCCGCGGCGGTCAGGGTGGCGGCGGTGACCCGCGCGGTCCGGGTGCGCAGTGCGGTCGAGATGTTCAAGGTTCCCCCTGTGGCGTGGAGTCGGGCGGTGTGGCCCGCGTCACGGTAGGGGTGCCCGCCACCCGAGCGGCAGTGGAGCGGCGGCTTCCGCCCGGGTGGCGAGCATCACAGCGATTCAGAGTTTCAACGCGCTCCGCAGGAAGGCGAGTTCGGCCTGGGCCAGTTGCTCGTTGACGCCGCCCGGGGTCATGTGGGTGATTCCCGGCAGGGCCAGCAGGCTGTGCGGCCGGCCTGCCCCGGTGAGCGCCTGCGAGAGCAGCAGGGTGTGCGAGGGGTGCACGTTGTCGTCCGCCAGACCGTGAACGAGCAGCAGCGGCCGATCGAGCGAGGCCGCGTCGCCCACCAGGCAGTCGGCCGCGTAGCCGTCGGGGTTCTCCTGGGGCAGTCCCAGGTACCGCTCGGTGTACGCGGTGTCGTACAGCCGGAAGTCGGTGGGCGGGGCGCCGGCGCAGGCGGCGTGGAAGACGTCCGGGCGGCGCAGCACGGCCAGTGCCCCGAGGTAGCCGCCGTACGACCAGCCGCGCACGCCGACCCGGTCGAGGTCGAGGTCGGGGTGCGTCTCGCCGAGCGCCCGCAGCGCGTCGGCCTGGTCGTCCAGCGCCACCTGGGAGAAGCGGCGGAAGATGGTCCGCGCGAAGGCGGGGGAGACGAACGGGGTGCCGCCGTTGTCGACGGTGACCACCGCGAAGCCCTGGTCGGCCCACCACTGCTTGAGCTGCCAGCGGCGCGGCTCGTTGGCGACCGCCTGGAAGCCGGGGCCGCCGTAGACGTCGAGCAGTACGGGCAGCTTGCGGCCCGGGACGTGCCCGCGCGGGTAGACCACGGCGCTCGGCAGGCCGCGCTCGGTGACCCGGGCCAGCAGCGGCTCCACCCGGTACGGCAGCGGGGCGGAGAGGTCGGTCAGGGGGACGGTGCCGTGCGGGGTGCGGGCCTCGCGGCGCACGCCGTCCGGGCCGGCCGAGACGAGCAGCAGGGTGTCGCCGGCGGCCAGCGCGCTGTGCACGCCGGGGCCCTCGGAGAGCCGCTCGGGCGCGCCGCCGTCCGGGTCGACCAGGTGGACGTGCTGGTCGAACGGGTCGCCCTCGCCGGTCTCGCAGAGCAGCCGGCCGCCGACCCGGCCGACGACCCGGCGGATCTGCAGACCGGTGGTGTCCAGCGGCTTGCCGTCCACGGCCAGGCCTCGGGCCTCGGGCGTGTCCAGGACGGTGAGCAGCCGGCCCCCGTCCAGCCGGTCCGGCGTGCCGGGCAGGTCGTCCACCCAGAACTCGTCGGTGGTGCGCGAGAGTTCGGTGGTGCCGCCGGTGGCCGGGTCGGCGCTCAGCAGCAGCACGTTCTGCTGCAGCCGGTCGGCGACGGTGAGCAGCAGTTCCTCGGGTCCGGCCCAGCGGGCGGCGCACAGGTAGGGGAAGGCCGCGGTGTCCCAGCGGAGTTCGACCCGGCTGTCGTCCAGGCCGAGCACGAAGAGCCGGACGTCCGCGTTGGGGCCGCCGGCCTGCGGGTAGGCGAACTGCTCGGGAGCCTGATCCGGGTGCGCCGGGTCGGCGAAGTACCGGGGCGGGAGGGCGGACTCGTCCACCCGGGCGGCGAGCACGGCGCCGCCGTCGGGGCGCCACCAGTGGCCGCGGTGGCGGCCCAGCTCCTCGGCGGCGGCGAACTCGGCCACGCCCCAGCGGGCGCCGTCGTCCGGGCTGAGGCGCCGGTCGGGCCCGTCGGCCGGGTCGGTGACGTACAGGGCGTCGTCGGCGACGTAGGCGACGCGCTCGCCGGTCGCGTCCGGGCGGGGGTCGAAGACGGGTCCGGCGGTGGCGAGTTCGGTGGTGCGGCCGGTGGCGGTCTCGGTGCGGAAGAGCCGGCCGTCGAGGGCGAAGACGGCGACGGAGAGGTCGGGGGTGGCGCCGAAGGTGCCGATGCCGGCGGCGGTGAGCCGCGACCGCTCGCGCAGCCGGCGCTCGACGTCGGGCAGGTCGGCGGTGGAGCCGGTGCGTCCGGGGGCCAGCGCGGTCGGATCGGCGACCTCCCGCTCGGCACCGGTGGTGAGGTCGAGGAGGTGGAGCCGGTCGAACCGGTCCTCGGGACCGCTGGAGCGGAGCAGCAGCAGGCGGGTACCGTCCTCGTTGAGCGAGATCGCTCGCGGGGCACCGAAGCTGAAGCGGCCGGTCCGGGCGCTGAGGGAGAGGTAGGAGTCGGTGATGGTCACCGCCCGATGGTCGCCGTGGAACGGGCTCGCCACCAGTAGGACGACATGTGAAATGTCACACATCACGTGATCTGGGTAACAGAGACCCGGGTGCCGAACCCCCGGGCCCCGGCCCCACTTCCAGGAGGAACGCAGTGACCGAGACCGCGCCGACCGTCGAAGCCCCCGAGCCCCTGGCCGGGACCGAACGGCTGTTCACGCTGGACCCGGCGGTGGTCCACCTCAACCACGGCTCCTTCGGCGCCGTCCCGGTCCCGGTCCAGCAGGTCCAGCGGCGGCTGTACGAGGAGCAGGAGGCCGATCCGGACGGCTTCTTCGCCGACCTGCCCGGCCGGGTCGCGGCGGCCCGGGCCCGGCTCGCCGACGCCCTCGGCACCCGGCCGGAGCTGCTCGCGCTCGTCCCCAACGTGACCGACGCGATCGCCGTCGCCCTCGCCAACGTCCCGCTCGCGGCCGGGGACCAGGTGCTGGTCACCGACCACGGCTACGGCACGGTCACCGAGGCCGTCCGGCGGCGTGCCGAGGAGCTGGGTGCCGAACTGCGCACCGTCCGGCTGCCGCTGGACCTCCCGGACGGGGACGCGGTCCGGGACGCCGTGCTGGCCGAGGTCACCGACCGCACCGCGCTCGCCGTGCTGGACGGCATCACCTCGCCCACAGCCCGCCGGATCGCCACCCCCGGCCTGCTCCGGGAGCTGCGCGGGCGCGGCGTGACCACCGTGGTGGACGCCGCGCACGAGCCGGGGATGCTGGCCGACCCGGTCCCGGCGGAGGCCGACTTCTGGTTCGGCAACCTGCACAAGTGGGCGTTCGCCCCGCGCGCCACCGGCGTGCTGGTGGTCCGCCCGGAGTGGACCGGGAAGATCCGGCCGCTGATCCTGTCCTGGGAGGACCACCAGGGCTATCCGGCCGCCGTCGAGTGGCGCGGCACGCTGGACTACACGCCCTGGCTGGCCGCCCCGGCCGGGATCGACCTGCTGGACGGGCTGGGGCCGGGGCTGGTGCGCGAGCACAACGAGCGGCTCGTCGCCCACGGGGCGGCGGTGGTCGCCGAGCGGGCCGGGCTGGCCGCGCTGCCGTCCTCGGCCGGGCTGTCGATGCGCGCGCTGCGGCTGCCGCCCGGTGTCTCCGAGACGCTCCCGCAGGCGCAGGGGCTGATGGCGCAGATGTGGCGGCGGTACGCGGTGCGGACGGTGGCGCGGCCCTGGGCGGGCGGCGGGGTGCTGCGGCTGTGCGGGCAGCTGTACAACCGGGCGCCGGAGTACAAGGTGCTGGCGGACGGGCTGGCGGAGCTGCTGCGGTAGTCAGCCGTCGTGGGGGTGGCCGTCGTGGGGGTGGCCGTCGCCCGGGGTCCCGTCGTCGGGGGTCCGGGCGACGGCAGGCCCGTCCTTGCCCGGCCCGTCCTTGCCCGGCCCGTCCGCGGCGGCGCGCAGCTCGGCGAGCAGCGCGTGCTGTTCCGAGATGAGCCCGGTGAGGATCCGCCGCGCCGCCCGGAGCAGGTCGGCGACGTCCCCGCCGGCCAGCGCGTACACCACCGTGCTGCCCTCCCGGGTGGCGGTGACGATGCCGGACCGGCGCAGTACCGCGAGCTGCTGGGAGAGGCTGGACGGTTCGATCTCCAGATCCGCCAGCAGGTCGCGGACGGGCGTCGGTCCGGCCTGCAGAAGCTCCAGGACCCGGATCCGGACGGGGTGGCCGAGCATCCGGAAGAACTCGGCCTTGGCCTGGTACAGCGCGACCGCCACGGTGCTCCCTCCCTGGTGCGGGCCCTCGCGGGCCCCTGCCGCGTCCCTGCCGCGTCCCTGGTGCGTCCGCGGTGCGTCCCCGGTGTTGCGGCGGCTCAGATCTCCAGCGAGAGCTCGATCCGCTTCAGCTGGTGGCGGGCCATCGCCAGGTTGGCGCGGGAGCGGTTGAGCGCCAGGAAGAGGAACAGCCCGCGCCCGCTCTGCGTGGTCAGCGGCCGCAACAGGTGGTACTGGCTGGTGAGGCTGACCAGGATGTCCTCGATCTCGTTGTCGTGGAGGTTGAGCATCTCCATCGCCCGCATCTTGGCCCGCACCACGTCGGTGTTCCCGGCGGCGGCGACGTGGAGGTCGATCTCGGTGCTGTCGCCGAGGCTCCCGAGCGCCATGCCGCTGCCGTAGTCGACCAGGGCCACGCCGATCGCGCCCTCGATCGCCATGGCCTCCTTGAGCGAGGTCTCCAGATTCGCCATCGTGCGCTCCTCCCGCGGGCCCGGTGGGTGCCACCGGGATGTGGCACCGAATGTAGGGAGGACTCCCGGCGTGGCAGCGCGGATGACCGGAGTCGTTCGAAGATGGTCGCCGGGTGACTGCTTGAAGACATTTGCAACTATGGATGTGAGAGAGATCCGATGCATTGCCCGGGAAAAACGGTGCTATCGATGTCGGTCCCGCCGGGTAACCTCTCGCTGAGATGCGAGATCACACCAACGACCCCCGGACGGCGATGAACACTCCTGAGCCCGAGCCCTCCGACGACCGGGAGCTGAGCCCCGCCGAGGCTTTCGCGGCCTCCCGCCGGCGGGCCAAGGAGCAGGCCACCGCCCTGTACGGCTTCCAGGAGCTGTACGACTTCCCGCTGGACGACTTCCAGCTGGAGGCCTGCCGCGCCCTGGAGGCGGGCGAGGGCGTCCTGGTCGCCGCTCCCACCGGATCCGGCAAGACCATCGTCGGCGAGTTCGCCGTCCACCTGGCCCTGCGCGGCGGGCGGAAGTGCTTCTACACGACGCCGATCAAGGCGCTGTCGAACCAGAAGTACGGCGACCTCGTCAAGCGCTACGGCGCCGCCAAGGTCGGCCTGCTCACCGGAGACAACACCGTCAACGGCGACGCCCCGGTGGTGGTGATGACCACCGAGGTGCTCCGCAACATGCTCTACGCGGGCTCCAGCACCCTCGACGGCCTCGGCTACGTGGTCATGGACGAGGTCCACTACCTCGCCGACCGCTTCCGCGGCGCGGTCTGGGAGGAGGTCATCATCCACCTCCCCGAGTCCGTCACCCTGGTCTCGCTCTCCGCGACCGTGTCCAACGCCGAGGAGTTCGGCGACTGGCTGGACACCGTCCGCGGCGGCACCCGGGTCATCGTCTCGGAGACCCGCCCCGTCCCGCTCTGGCAGCACGTGATGGCCGGCAACCGGATGTACGACCTGTTCGCGAACCCGGACCGCGACGGCCGCCCCAAGGACGCCCCGCGCAACCCGGCCAAGGCCGTCAACCCCGAGCTGGTCCGCCTCGCCCGCAGCGAACTCGACCGCAACCCGCGCGACCGCTTCGGCCGCGGCCGGGGCCGCTCCATGCCCAACGGCCGCCCCGGCAAGGTCTGGACCCCGGGCCGGGTCGACGTCATCGACCGCCTCGACGCCGAGGGCCTGCTGCCCGCGATCACCTTCATCTTCAGCCGGGCCGGCTGCGAGGCCGCCGTCCAGCAGTGCCTCTCCTCCGGCCTGCGGCTCAACAAGGACGGCGACCGGGCGCGGGTCCGCGCCTTCGTCGAGGAGCGCTGCGCCGACATCCCCGACGAGGACCTCCACGTCCTCGGCTACTTCGAGTGGCTGGACGGGCTGGAGCGCGGCATCGCCGCCCACCACGCCGGCATGCTGCCCCGGTTCAAGGAAGTGGTCGAGGAGCTGTTCGTGAAGGGCCTGGTCAAGGCCGTCTTCGCGACCGAGACGCTGGCCCTGGGCATCAACATGCCCGCCCGCTCCGTGGTCATGGAGAAGCTCGTCAAGTGGAACGGCGAGACCCACGCCGACATCACCCCCGGCGAGTACACCCAGCTCACCGGCCGGGCCGGGCGGCGCGGCATCGACGTCGAGGGCCACGCCGTGGTGCTGTGGCAGCGCGGCCTCGACCCGGAGGCGCTGGCCGGCCTGGCCGGCACCCGCACCTACCCGCTCAAGTCCTCGTTCCGGCCGTCCTACAACATGGCCGTCAACCTGGTCTCCCAGTTCGGGCGGCACCGTTCGCGGGAACTCCTGGAGACGTCCTTCGCGCAGTTCCAGGCCGACCGCTCGGTGGTCGGCATCGCCCGCCAGGTCCAGCGCAACGAGGAGGGGCTGGAGGGCTACCGCGAGTCCATGACCTGCCACCTCGGCGACTTCGACGAGTACATGGAGCTGCGCCGGCAGCTCAAGGACCGGGAGAACGAGCTCGCCCGCGAGGGCAGCAGCCAGCGCCGCGCCGCCGCCGTCGAGTCCATCGAGCAGCTCAAGCCCGGCGACGTCATCCACGTCCCCACCGGGAAGTTCGCCGGCCTCGCCCTCGTCCTCGACCCGGGCCTGCCGCCGGACCGCCGCTCGCCGCGCGGCGGCCCGCGCCACCCCGACTACCAGGACGGGCCGCGCCCGGTGGTGCTCACCGCCGAGCGGCAGGTCAAGCGGCTCGCGATGATCGACTTCCCGCACCCGGTCACCGCCCTCGACCGGCTGCGCATCCCCAAGTCCTTCAACCCGCGCAGCCCGCAGTCCCGGCGCGACCTCGCCTCGGCGCTGCGCACCAAGGCCGGCCACCTGGAGCCCGAGCGGTTCCGGCGCGGCCGGGCGGCCGCCGCCGACGACCCGGAGATCACCCGGCTGCGGACCGTCCTGCGCCAGCACCCCTGCCACGGCTGCGACGAGCGAGAGGACCACGCCCGCTGGTCCGAGCGCTACCACCGGCTGCACCGCGACACCGAGCTGCTGGAGCGCCGGATGCGTTCCCGCACCCACACCATCGCGCGCACCTTCGACCGGGTCTGCGGGCTGCTCACCGACCTCGGCTACCTCAGCGGCGACACCGTCACGGACGACGGCAAGCGGCTCGGCCGGCTCTACGGCGAACTCGACCTGCTCGCCTCCGAGTGCATCCGCGAGGGCGTCTGGAGCGACCTCGCCGCCGCCGAACTCGCGGCCTGCGCCTCGGCGCTGGTCTACGAGTCCCGCCAGTCCGACGACGCCACCGCCCCCCGGGTCCCGGAGGGCGCGGCGAAGACGGCGCTCGGCGAGATGGTCCGCATCTGGGGCCACCTGGACGCGCTGGAGGAGCAGCACCGGATCAACACCGCCGAGGGTGTCGGCCAGCGCGAGCCCGACCTCGGCTTCGCCTGGGCCGCCTACCGCTGGGCCCTCGGCCACTCGCTGGACCAGGTGCTGCGCGACGCCGACATGCCGGCCGGTGACTTCGTCCGCTGGACGAAGCAGCTGATCGACGTGCTCGGCCAGATCCAGGACGCCGCCGGCGAGGACGCCGAGCTGCGCAGGACGGCCCGCAAGGCCGTCGACGGCCTGCGCCGGGGGATCATCGCGTACTCCTCGGTGGGCTAGCGCCGACCAGCGCTCCAGGGATGCCCGGGCTTCGAGACTCCTCTCGAAGCCCGGGCATCGTGCTTCCGTCTCCGTTTTCGCCCTGGCGGCTTCGGCTGCGCCTCGCCGCTGGCCGGGCAGTCACCGGCAGCGAGCCCATCGCGGAGCAGGAGGTCGGCCGGTCCGACTTCCTCCTCCGTGGCCACCGCCTCCACCCGACACTTCGGAGTTGTGGGGGTCCATTGCTCTCCTCCCGGTGGCTCCTTGCGTACACGCAAGGAGCCACCGCACACGCCAGACCCGGCCCTCGGTGCCCGGCCGGACGGGTGTCGGACGACCTTCCGAGTATCAACCTGCTTTTTGGGGTGGCCTCGCTCGATCCGAGCGAGGCCACCCCAATTCCCGGAGCCTCCTACGGCGATGCGGTGGCGAGCCTCGAAGCCCACCAACGGGGGAGGAGTGGGAAGTCGGCCGGGCCGACTTCCCACTCCGAGACACTCAACATCGCCGAGTGCGATCGCCGTTCCGGTTTGCGCGAGGCGGGCTGACACATGGTCGGGTGCCCTCGCCCGAGCTGGGCGAGGGCAGCCCGCCGGCCTCGGATCAGGGCCGGTACCTCGCGTACGGTCAGGCGTCGTCGAGGAGTTTGCGGGCGGCTGAGGGTGCGGTCGATCTCGGCGCCGGGGCGGGCGAGGCGGTCGGCGGCGGCGCGCTGTGGGTCGTCGAGCGCGAACCCGGCCTCCCGGGCCGCCCGTTCGTAGGTTTCCAGCATCCGCCCCGCCCCCTGTCGGTACGCGGCCGGCCGGTACGTCCCCCGTCGGCGCACCATGATCACTTCAGGTTGGGCCCGCGCGACGGAAGTCGGACCGGCCGACTTCCTATGCAGGAGGGCGGCTGGCGGCGTCGAGGCGGCGGACCAGTTCGCGCAGGGCGCGCAGTTCGCGGTCGAGGGCCTGGGTGCCGGCGGTGGTGAGGGTGACCCAGGTGCGGGGGCGGCGGCCGGCGTAGCCCTTGTTCACGGCGACCAGTCCGGAGTCCTCCAGGACCTTCAGGTGCCGGGAGAGGTTGCCGTCGGTGAGCCCCAGCTCCTGCTTGAGGAAGGCGAAATCGACACTCTCCGCCTCGCGGGCGATCGCCAGCACCCCGAGCCGGACCCGCTGGTGGACGGTGTCGTCCAGGGCCAGGGTCGGGTGCTGTTCCTCGGTGTCGTCCGTGACGCTCATGGGCCGACCGTACGGGATGCGGCGGACGTGCGACGCTCGGCGGCCCACTGGGCCAGGCCGGGGGCCAGCAGCACGGCGGCGAGCAGCAGGGCCTTCGACCGGGGGTCGTCGAGCCACGGAAGCCGGCTGCCGTCCCCGGACGCGCCGAGGAAGACGGTGAGCAGCACGGCGTGGACGAGGCCCGTGGCGGCCACAAGCGGGCTGCGCTCGGTCAAGCCGAGGATCAGCAGGCCGATGCCGAGCACGTACCAGGGCGAGGCGTAGTCGTTCCCGAGAACGGAGAGTGAGAACGGCACCCGTTGGGCGAAGGCCAACGTGAGCACAACGGCGGTGACCACGACGGTGGCCGCGGCCGTGGCACCGAGCCAGGCGCTGCGATGCGGGACGATGCCGCGGGCCTCGCCGCGCCGCCGGTACCAGCGGGCCAGTACGAACCAGGCCAGCGGGAGCAGTGCGAACCAGATCCCCCAGGCCAGGAGGCGCAGGATCGCACCGTCGAAATCGCTGGTCACGCAAGGGCTGTCGGGTGCGCCGTGCTGCACGCAGAGGCCGGTGTACTCCGCGTAGGCGAAGGCCGGGTACGAGGTGATGGTCCGACCGGTGGCGCCGAAGTTGTACGCCTCCCGCGCGATCGGGACGGCGGCCAGGGCCAGCAGTCCGAGGCCGAGCAGCGGGACGCCCGCGCCTCCTAGCTGGGTCCGGGCCCGGGCGCGCAGGCCCTTCGTGGCGGCGAGCAGTGCGGCCGGGTCGTCCCGGTGCAGTGTGTCCATGGTCCACCCCTGGTGACGTTGTGTCAGTGGCTAGACTTTGCATTGCAAAGTAGATTGCAGTCAAGAGTTCATGGGGCGGCAAAGCAAAGGGCCCGTCGCGGGGTGCGACGGGCCCGGAGGCGGGGAAGGGGCGGGGATCAGCGGGTGGCGAGGGTCTCCAGGACGCGGTCCAGGGAGGTGCCGAGGCCCCAGCGGGCGGCGAGGTCCTCCAGGGTCATCGGGTCGAGGGGCTCGCGGGGGAGGGTCGGGTCGAAGTCGGGCAGCGGGGCGTCGGTGGCGACCCGGACCACGGTCGGCGCCACGTCCAGGTAGGCCGCCGCCTCCAGGATGTTGCGGCGCCGGGCCGGGGTGAGCGCGGAGCCGATGTCCTGGGCGGCGGCGCGGATGCCAGCGAGGTCGCCGTACTCGTGGATCAGCTGGGCCGCCGTCTTCTCGCCGATGCCCTTGACGCCGGGCAGGCCGTCGCTCGGGTCGCCGCGCAGGGCGGCCAGGTCGGCGTACTGGGCGCCGCCCACGCCGTACTTCTCCCGGAGCAGCGCGTCGTCGGTGACCTGGAGGTTGCCCATGCCCTTGACGGGATAGAGCACGGTGATCCCCCGGGCGTCGTCGACCAGCTGGAACAGGTCGCGGTCGCCGGTGACGATCTGCACCGGCCCGGTGGCGCGCGCGGTCAGGGTGCCGATCACGTCGTCCGCCTCGTAGTCGGCGGAGCCGATCCGGGCGATGCCGAGCGCGTCCAGCACCTGCTCGATCACCGGGACCTGCGGGGCGAGGGTGTCCGGCACCTCCTCCGCGCCGTCCTCGGCGGCCTCGGCGACCCGGTGGGTCTTGTAGGAGGGGATGAGGTCCACCCGCCACTGCGGCCGCCAGGCGGCGTCCATGCAGGCGACCAGTTGGTCGGGCCGGTGGTCGTGGACCAGCCGGGCGATGAAGTCCAGCAGGCCCCGGACGGCGTTGACCGGCTCACCCTGCGGCGAGCGCAGGGTGTCCGGTACGCCGAAGTAGGCCCGGAAGTACAGGCTGGCGGAGTCGAGCAGCATCAGGCGGGGTGCGGTCACGCCTTCGATCATGCCGCACCCGGCGGACAGCGAGGCCCCACCGGCCCGGCCAACCCCTAGTGCTTGTGCGGGCCGGCGCGGTGGACCGGGCCGTGGGCGTCGGCGCAGTGTTCGGCGGCGAGTTCGCCCGCGGTGGTGATCTGCAGCAGCGCGCCGGCCTCGTCCTCGCCGACGTGGTCGACCTGGAGGGTGCTGTGGGTGATCCCGTACTCGCCGGCCAGCCGGCCCTGGAGTTCGCGCCGCACGGCGTGGCAGTCGCCGCCCGGGGTGACCAGGATGTGCGCGGAGAGGGCCGGCTGCCCCGAGGTGATCTCCCAGATGTGCAGGTCGTGGATCTCCTCGACCAGGGGCTGGTCGACCAGCCGGTCGGCCACCGCGTCCGGGTCGATCCCCGCGGGCGCGGCCTCCAGGAAGATCCGTCCGGAGTCGCGGACCAGGCCGATGCCCGCCTTCAGCATCAGCGCGACCACGATCAGCGAGGCGATCGAGTCGGCCCGGGCGAAGCCGGTGGTCACCACGATCAGACCGGCCACGGCGGTGGCGATGAACGCGTACAGGTCGGTCAGGACGTGCTGGAAGGCGCCCTCGACGTTCAGCGAGCTGCGGTTGGCCTTGGACATGCACCAGGTGGCGGCCACGTTGACCACGATCCCGACCAGTGCGGTGATCAGGACCAGCGAACCGGTCACCTCCGGCGGTTCGAGCAGCCGGCTGATCGCCTCGTAGCCGAGCCAGGCCGACAGCAGCAGCAGTGTGACCCCGTTGGCCTGGGCGGAGAGGATCTCGGCGCGCTTGAGCCCGTAGGTGTAGCCGCCGCGCGCGGGGCGGGCGGAGAGCCGCATGGCGATCAGCGCCAGCACGATCGAGGCGGCGTCGGTGAGCATGTGGGCGGCGTCCGAGATCAGCGCCAGCGACTGGGCGGCGAAGCCGACCACCACCTCGCCGGCCATGAACACCACGATCAGCGCGAGTGCGCTCAGCAGCCACCGGCGGTCGGCGTCGGCGGCCACGCCGTGCGAATGGCCGCCGTGGCCGCCCCGGCCGCCGTGCTGGTGGTCATGCTCATGATCATGCTGGGAGTGCTCGTGGCCGGCCATCGAAGTCCTCTCCTGGAGCCCATGAACGCGTGGGGGTA comes from Streptomyces sp. TLI_053 and encodes:
- a CDS encoding metalloregulator ArsR/SmtB family transcription factor, whose product is MAVALYQAKAEFFRMLGHPVRIRVLELLQAGPTPVRDLLADLEIEPSSLSQQLAVLRRSGIVTATREGSTVVYALAGGDVADLLRAARRILTGLISEQHALLAELRAAADGPGKDGPGKDGPAVARTPDDGTPGDGHPHDGHPHDG
- a CDS encoding DEAD/DEAH box helicase; protein product: MNTPEPEPSDDRELSPAEAFAASRRRAKEQATALYGFQELYDFPLDDFQLEACRALEAGEGVLVAAPTGSGKTIVGEFAVHLALRGGRKCFYTTPIKALSNQKYGDLVKRYGAAKVGLLTGDNTVNGDAPVVVMTTEVLRNMLYAGSSTLDGLGYVVMDEVHYLADRFRGAVWEEVIIHLPESVTLVSLSATVSNAEEFGDWLDTVRGGTRVIVSETRPVPLWQHVMAGNRMYDLFANPDRDGRPKDAPRNPAKAVNPELVRLARSELDRNPRDRFGRGRGRSMPNGRPGKVWTPGRVDVIDRLDAEGLLPAITFIFSRAGCEAAVQQCLSSGLRLNKDGDRARVRAFVEERCADIPDEDLHVLGYFEWLDGLERGIAAHHAGMLPRFKEVVEELFVKGLVKAVFATETLALGINMPARSVVMEKLVKWNGETHADITPGEYTQLTGRAGRRGIDVEGHAVVLWQRGLDPEALAGLAGTRTYPLKSSFRPSYNMAVNLVSQFGRHRSRELLETSFAQFQADRSVVGIARQVQRNEEGLEGYRESMTCHLGDFDEYMELRRQLKDRENELAREGSSQRRAAAVESIEQLKPGDVIHVPTGKFAGLALVLDPGLPPDRRSPRGGPRHPDYQDGPRPVVLTAERQVKRLAMIDFPHPVTALDRLRIPKSFNPRSPQSRRDLASALRTKAGHLEPERFRRGRAAAADDPEITRLRTVLRQHPCHGCDEREDHARWSERYHRLHRDTELLERRMRSRTHTIARTFDRVCGLLTDLGYLSGDTVTDDGKRLGRLYGELDLLASECIREGVWSDLAAAELAACASALVYESRQSDDATAPRVPEGAAKTALGEMVRIWGHLDALEEQHRINTAEGVGQREPDLGFAWAAYRWALGHSLDQVLRDADMPAGDFVRWTKQLIDVLGQIQDAAGEDAELRRTARKAVDGLRRGIIAYSSVG
- a CDS encoding transcriptional regulator; translation: MSVTDDTEEQHPTLALDDTVHQRVRLGVLAIAREAESVDFAFLKQELGLTDGNLSRHLKVLEDSGLVAVNKGYAGRRPRTWVTLTTAGTQALDRELRALRELVRRLDAASRPPA
- a CDS encoding 5'-3' exonuclease, with product MIEGVTAPRLMLLDSASLYFRAYFGVPDTLRSPQGEPVNAVRGLLDFIARLVHDHRPDQLVACMDAAWRPQWRVDLIPSYKTHRVAEAAEDGAEEVPDTLAPQVPVIEQVLDALGIARIGSADYEADDVIGTLTARATGPVQIVTGDRDLFQLVDDARGITVLYPVKGMGNLQVTDDALLREKYGVGGAQYADLAALRGDPSDGLPGVKGIGEKTAAQLIHEYGDLAGIRAAAQDIGSALTPARRRNILEAAAYLDVAPTVVRVATDAPLPDFDPTLPREPLDPMTLEDLAARWGLGTSLDRVLETLATR
- a CDS encoding cation diffusion facilitator family transporter, which codes for MAGHEHSQHDHEHDHQHGGRGGHGGHSHGVAADADRRWLLSALALIVVFMAGEVVVGFAAQSLALISDAAHMLTDAASIVLALIAMRLSARPARGGYTYGLKRAEILSAQANGVTLLLLSAWLGYEAISRLLEPPEVTGSLVLITALVGIVVNVAATWCMSKANRSSLNVEGAFQHVLTDLYAFIATAVAGLIVVTTGFARADSIASLIVVALMLKAGIGLVRDSGRIFLEAAPAGIDPDAVADRLVDQPLVEEIHDLHIWEITSGQPALSAHILVTPGGDCHAVRRELQGRLAGEYGITHSTLQVDHVGEDEAGALLQITTAGELAAEHCADAHGPVHRAGPHKH